In Gallaecimonas pentaromativorans, a single window of DNA contains:
- a CDS encoding efflux RND transporter periplasmic adaptor subunit, translated as MQKSLIALSLALVLSACSSGEATALKDTQEKTVKIPVNVATVKVAPMAARFESHGTLSAEHEAQVVARVSGLVESFDIEEGDEVKAGQVLARIEPDRYQFERDRMAAQVRSVSQELERTRNLYAKKLVSADTLDKLEQSLAGLKAQLGLTELDLKYATVKAPISGTISRRYIKAGNLVNPDQPLFDIVQHQDLRLDIAVPEQYLGQLKNTHGAHCTFAALPGQRFNAEITRLSPVVDPKTGTARLTLHLANSDGRLMPGMFANVQIEYNLHPDAHLVPRQALINQNGAYKLFVIENGIASLKTVTLGNGDKDWVEVNGLTPGAEVVTLGQHHLKDKAEVEVIAG; from the coding sequence ATGCAAAAGTCTCTTATTGCCCTGAGCCTGGCCCTGGTGCTGAGCGCCTGCTCTTCCGGTGAAGCCACCGCCCTCAAAGACACCCAGGAAAAAACCGTCAAGATCCCGGTCAACGTCGCCACCGTCAAAGTGGCGCCCATGGCGGCCCGCTTTGAAAGCCACGGCACCCTGAGCGCCGAGCACGAAGCCCAAGTGGTAGCAAGGGTGTCGGGCTTGGTGGAGTCTTTCGACATCGAAGAGGGAGACGAGGTGAAGGCCGGGCAGGTCTTGGCCCGCATCGAGCCGGACCGCTACCAGTTCGAACGTGACCGCATGGCCGCCCAGGTACGGTCGGTGTCCCAGGAGCTGGAGCGCACCCGTAACCTCTACGCCAAAAAGCTGGTGAGCGCCGATACCCTGGACAAGCTTGAGCAGTCTTTGGCCGGCCTCAAAGCCCAGTTGGGGCTGACCGAGCTTGATCTGAAATACGCTACCGTCAAGGCGCCCATTAGCGGCACCATCTCGCGCCGCTACATTAAAGCCGGCAACCTGGTGAATCCCGACCAGCCGCTGTTTGATATCGTTCAGCACCAGGATCTGCGCCTGGATATCGCCGTACCGGAGCAATACCTGGGCCAGCTGAAAAACACCCACGGCGCCCACTGCACCTTTGCCGCCCTGCCCGGCCAACGCTTTAACGCCGAAATAACTCGCCTAAGCCCGGTGGTGGACCCTAAAACCGGTACCGCTCGCCTGACCCTGCACCTGGCCAACAGCGACGGCCGGCTGATGCCAGGCATGTTTGCCAACGTACAGATTGAATACAACCTGCACCCCGACGCCCACCTGGTACCGCGCCAGGCCCTTATCAACCAGAACGGCGCCTATAAGCTTTTTGTTATCGAAAACGGCATCGCCAGCCTCAAGACTGTCACCCTGGGTAACGGCGACAAAGATTGGGTGGAGGTCAATGGCCTGACACCGGGCGCCGAAGTGGTCACCCTTGGCCAGCATCACCTCAAGGACAAAGCCGAAGTTGAGGTTATCGCCGGATGA
- a CDS encoding efflux RND transporter permease subunit has product MNSLVAFSVRRPVTVAMMTLAVMLFGMVALGKLAVTLLPDLSYPTLTIRTDYDGAAPLEIETLISKPVEESVGVVKGLKRLTSYSRPGRSDVVLEFEWGTDMDWASLEVREKLDLVLLPLDVQPPIILRYNPNLDPVLRLALSAPEGDLKALRSFADDDLKQRLEGIDGVASVRPGGGLEQEIQILVDDTKASQLGLSLAGIADRLKAENINLAGGRIEDSGRDLLVRTLNQYTSLDAIGDTWVADGVRLKDIATVKDGHKEPDAISRVNGQQMIELALYKEGDANTVAMATAVKAALPRLEKMLPPGATLTLLYDQSTFIDNAIKEVMDSAWLGGLLAMLVLYLFLRDFKATAIISLAIPVSVIATFNLMLFEHVSLNIMSLGGLALAVGMLVDNAIVVLENVARYRAQGLSPLEAAHKGGTEVAGAITASTLTSLAVFVPLVFVEGIAGQLFRDQALTVTFALSVSLLVALSLIPMLAARGKHADTVKSAPPLRRRALPLMWLLAAFYWLWRQAGRLLGLLFWPLRSAFGAGFNGLAKSYNTLLPRCLTRPWLTLGALVLVVGTCGALATRLPVALLPNLAQGEFFLDLTLPAGARLEDTDKALDQLAQVLKDDPRVKHAYTQAGGALLANQGAADNRPNKGRLNVVLNHSSDETQVIDKIRQALDLRPGVEGQFNRPALFSFNQDLSIEISGHNLDSLATASRLVAAGLESQSRFTDIKAALASGQPELTVDFDHARLASLGLTAPQVGHRIADKVKGALASQYQLDDRKIDMLVRLDDSHRDEVADVAGLWITPQLPLSAVAKVSQRMGPSEITRIDQSRVALVDAAIAQGDLKEGEQAAKAVIANLKLPPDVHLELGGQSGERQAAFSSLEAALLVAIFLVYLVMASQFESFIQPLLILVTVPLAGAGAALGLWLTNTPLSVVVFIGLIMLAGIVVNNAIVLIDRVNQLRAEGAALQSAIIQSAQSRLRPIVMTTLTTVLGLLPMVLGFGDGSEVRAPMAIAVMSGLVFATLLTLIVLPVLLKITSRESAHE; this is encoded by the coding sequence ATGAACAGCCTGGTTGCGTTTTCCGTCCGCCGCCCGGTGACGGTGGCCATGATGACCCTGGCGGTGATGCTGTTTGGCATGGTCGCCCTTGGCAAACTGGCGGTGACCTTGCTGCCGGATTTGAGTTACCCAACCCTCACCATTCGCACCGATTACGACGGCGCGGCGCCGCTGGAGATAGAAACCCTCATCTCCAAGCCCGTTGAGGAATCGGTGGGGGTGGTCAAGGGCCTCAAACGCCTGACCTCCTATTCGCGCCCTGGCCGCTCCGATGTGGTGCTGGAGTTCGAGTGGGGCACCGACATGGACTGGGCCAGCCTTGAAGTGCGGGAAAAACTCGACTTGGTATTGCTGCCCCTTGACGTGCAGCCGCCCATTATCCTTCGTTACAACCCCAACCTTGACCCGGTGCTACGCCTGGCCCTAAGTGCCCCCGAGGGCGATTTAAAAGCCCTTCGCAGCTTTGCCGACGACGACCTCAAGCAGCGCCTTGAAGGCATAGACGGCGTGGCCAGCGTGCGCCCCGGCGGTGGCTTGGAGCAGGAAATTCAGATCCTGGTGGACGATACCAAAGCCTCGCAGCTGGGCCTGAGCCTTGCAGGCATTGCCGATCGCCTAAAAGCCGAGAACATTAACCTCGCCGGTGGCCGCATCGAAGACAGTGGCCGCGACCTTTTGGTGCGCACCCTCAACCAGTACACCAGCCTCGATGCCATAGGCGATACCTGGGTGGCCGACGGCGTGCGGCTCAAAGACATTGCCACCGTCAAGGACGGCCACAAGGAGCCGGACGCCATCAGCCGGGTCAACGGCCAGCAGATGATTGAGCTCGCCCTCTACAAAGAAGGGGACGCCAACACCGTGGCCATGGCCACGGCGGTCAAGGCCGCCTTGCCGCGCCTTGAAAAAATGCTGCCCCCCGGCGCCACCCTTACCCTGCTTTACGATCAATCCACCTTTATCGACAACGCCATCAAGGAAGTGATGGACTCGGCCTGGCTTGGCGGCCTGTTGGCGATGCTGGTGCTGTACCTCTTTTTACGGGATTTCAAAGCCACCGCCATTATCTCCCTGGCCATTCCGGTATCGGTTATCGCTACCTTCAACCTGATGCTGTTCGAGCATGTCAGCCTGAACATCATGTCCCTGGGGGGGCTCGCCCTGGCGGTGGGCATGCTGGTGGATAACGCCATCGTGGTGCTGGAAAACGTAGCCCGTTACCGGGCCCAGGGGCTTTCTCCCTTGGAAGCGGCCCACAAGGGCGGCACCGAGGTCGCTGGCGCCATTACCGCCTCTACTCTTACCTCGCTGGCGGTATTCGTGCCGCTGGTGTTTGTTGAAGGCATTGCCGGCCAGCTGTTTCGCGACCAGGCCCTGACCGTGACCTTTGCCCTGTCGGTATCCTTACTGGTGGCACTGAGCCTTATTCCGATGCTGGCCGCCCGTGGCAAGCATGCGGATACCGTAAAAAGTGCCCCGCCCCTTCGCCGCCGCGCCTTGCCGCTGATGTGGCTGCTGGCCGCCTTTTACTGGCTGTGGCGCCAGGCAGGCCGCCTGCTAGGCTTGCTGTTCTGGCCGCTGCGAAGCGCCTTTGGCGCAGGCTTTAATGGCCTTGCTAAGAGCTACAACACGCTGCTGCCCCGTTGCCTGACCCGGCCCTGGTTGACCCTTGGGGCACTGGTGTTGGTGGTGGGTACCTGCGGCGCCCTGGCCACCCGCTTGCCGGTGGCCTTGCTGCCAAACCTTGCCCAGGGCGAATTCTTTTTAGACCTCACCTTGCCGGCCGGCGCTCGCCTGGAAGACACCGATAAGGCCCTCGATCAGTTAGCGCAGGTATTGAAAGACGACCCTCGGGTAAAACACGCCTACACCCAAGCAGGCGGCGCCTTGCTGGCCAACCAGGGGGCGGCGGACAACAGGCCCAACAAGGGTCGCCTGAACGTGGTGCTGAACCACAGCAGCGACGAAACGCAGGTGATAGATAAAATCCGCCAAGCGCTGGATCTGCGGCCCGGCGTGGAAGGCCAGTTCAACCGCCCGGCGCTCTTTAGCTTCAACCAGGATTTGAGCATCGAAATAAGCGGCCATAACCTCGATAGCCTGGCCACCGCATCACGGCTGGTGGCAGCGGGCCTTGAGAGCCAAAGCCGCTTTACCGACATCAAGGCGGCGCTGGCCAGTGGCCAACCGGAGCTGACCGTGGATTTTGACCACGCCCGCCTGGCAAGCCTCGGCCTTACCGCGCCACAAGTGGGCCACCGCATTGCCGACAAGGTCAAAGGGGCGCTGGCCTCCCAGTACCAACTGGATGACCGCAAAATCGACATGCTGGTGCGCCTGGACGACAGCCACCGCGACGAAGTGGCAGACGTGGCCGGGCTTTGGATAACCCCGCAGCTGCCGCTCTCGGCAGTGGCCAAGGTCAGCCAGCGTATGGGCCCAAGCGAAATTACCCGTATTGATCAGTCGCGGGTTGCCCTGGTGGACGCCGCCATCGCCCAAGGCGACTTAAAAGAGGGCGAACAGGCCGCCAAGGCCGTGATTGCCAACCTCAAACTGCCCCCCGACGTGCACTTGGAGCTCGGCGGCCAGAGCGGCGAGCGCCAGGCGGCGTTCTCGTCCCTCGAAGCGGCGCTACTGGTGGCGATTTTCCTGGTGTACCTGGTGATGGCCTCGCAGTTTGAGTCCTTTATCCAGCCGCTGCTGATTCTGGTGACTGTGCCCTTGGCCGGTGCCGGCGCCGCCTTGGGGCTGTGGCTGACCAACACGCCGCTGTCGGTGGTGGTGTTTATCGGCCTTATCATGCTGGCCGGCATTGTGGTCAATAACGCCATCGTGCTGATTGACCGGGTCAACCAGCTGCGCGCTGAAGGCGCGGCCCTGCAAAGCGCCATCATTCAATCGGCCCAAAGCCGGCTGCGCCCCATCGTCATGACCACCCTGACCACGGTACTGGGGCTACTGCCCATGGTATTGGGCTTTGGCGACGGCAGTGAAGTGCGGGCGCCCATGGCCATCGCGGTGATGTCGGGGTTGGTGTTTGCCACCTTGCTGACCCTGATTGTGCTGCCGGTACTGCTTAAGATCACCAGCCGGGAGAGCGCTCATGAATAA
- a CDS encoding efflux RND transporter permease subunit, with protein sequence MNNAAARLASLSLKRPVTVLMVSISMLMMGFLASRWLPLEMWPGIEIPQISVQVPYANATPQEVETNITRPIEEALAGLSGVKEMKSESTSDGASIQMEFDWATNVNAKSIEAREQIDSIRHLLPKDVERVFVVQFSTSDMPVLTLRLSGKTDFATAYELLDRELKRPLERLPGVSKVQLYGVDKPELKIDLSAERLYAMSLSPLAVAKRLQAANFQLAAGNIYGAHQQWLVHPNGTWLSPKDAGDIYLTPAVQLKDVANISVGEPERREGRHFDQTYAVGLDVYKESGANLVDVAGEVLKVIKDAEHNPALDGVRLYVMENQAQSVQDSLSGLLQSGMVGAALSALVLFAFLRRFAMTAVVVLSVPFAICLTLAVMYFMGLSLNILSMMGLMLAVGMLVDNAVVVVESIATERARGLSGDEAVTEGVNKVALAMAAGTLTTAIVFLPNLFGAKIELTVFLKHVSVAICISLAASLLLAITLIPLLTKRYSGKAPIAAKTPARYLKALRWLLARPLRAWLLFILLGASTFLPLSQLPSDDGYDGDDKQLYISMALPGEFPLAMVEAEVTRMETYIYAHKDELGVDSVYSYYAPSEATLTLLLAKPAVMPRDALKKTLREHWPKTALARPQFGWSNGGGDGVRLTLQGPSSERLRALAGELVPQLATIKGLTDVRADQDALAREIRIYPIAERLDALGLKADTVAQQISLALRGAPARTLRNDQGETDVTLYSDHQSHRDLAMLKRLPVGLSDGKLIRLEQVARIEEQPQVGAIKRYDRQTTVAIGANLEKLPLSEARQQISAMMAQVALPPGYRWSLDGRFKNQDEGQQAMMVNMLLALVMIYIVMAALFESVLMPLAIITAIFYSMTGAFWAFWLTGNPMTIMGMIGLLVLMGIVVNNGIVLVDRINQLKDQGPLGEMIVTACGERLRPILMTVATTVLGLVPLALGGTRIGGGGPSYAPMAIAIIGGLLLSTLVSLFLVPLCYQSLTGLRRRWREVSSHARLKVGISG encoded by the coding sequence ATGAATAACGCCGCCGCTCGCCTTGCCAGCCTGTCGTTAAAGCGCCCGGTAACGGTGCTGATGGTGTCTATTTCCATGTTGATGATGGGCTTTCTCGCCTCTCGCTGGTTGCCGCTGGAGATGTGGCCGGGCATCGAGATCCCGCAAATCAGCGTGCAGGTCCCCTACGCCAACGCGACCCCTCAGGAAGTGGAAACCAACATCACCCGCCCCATAGAGGAGGCCCTGGCGGGACTTTCCGGGGTCAAGGAGATGAAATCCGAGTCCACCAGCGACGGCGCCTCTATCCAGATGGAGTTCGACTGGGCCACCAACGTCAACGCAAAAAGCATTGAGGCCCGCGAGCAGATTGACAGCATCCGCCACCTGCTGCCCAAAGACGTCGAAAGGGTGTTTGTGGTGCAGTTCTCAACCAGCGACATGCCGGTATTGACCCTGCGCCTTTCCGGCAAGACCGACTTTGCCACCGCCTATGAGCTGTTGGACCGTGAACTAAAGCGCCCCCTGGAGCGGCTACCGGGAGTGTCGAAGGTGCAGCTTTATGGCGTCGACAAGCCGGAGCTGAAAATCGACCTTAGCGCCGAGCGCCTCTACGCCATGTCCCTAAGCCCGCTGGCAGTGGCCAAACGGCTGCAGGCGGCCAACTTTCAACTGGCGGCGGGCAACATTTATGGCGCCCACCAGCAATGGCTGGTGCACCCCAACGGTACTTGGCTAAGCCCCAAAGACGCCGGCGATATCTACCTCACCCCCGCCGTGCAGCTAAAAGATGTGGCCAATATCAGCGTTGGCGAGCCCGAGCGCCGTGAAGGCCGCCATTTTGACCAGACCTACGCCGTCGGCCTTGATGTCTACAAGGAGTCCGGCGCCAACCTGGTGGATGTGGCCGGTGAGGTGCTCAAGGTCATCAAGGACGCCGAGCACAACCCGGCGCTCGATGGGGTGCGCCTGTACGTGATGGAAAACCAGGCCCAGTCGGTGCAGGACTCCCTGTCTGGCCTGTTGCAATCGGGCATGGTGGGAGCGGCGCTGTCGGCCCTGGTGCTTTTTGCCTTTTTGCGCCGCTTTGCCATGACCGCCGTGGTGGTGCTGTCGGTGCCCTTTGCCATCTGCCTGACCCTGGCGGTGATGTACTTCATGGGGCTGAGCCTCAATATCTTGTCGATGATGGGGCTGATGCTGGCAGTAGGTATGCTGGTGGACAACGCCGTGGTGGTGGTGGAGTCCATCGCTACCGAGCGGGCCCGGGGCTTGAGTGGCGATGAGGCGGTGACCGAAGGGGTGAACAAGGTGGCGCTGGCCATGGCGGCCGGCACCTTGACCACCGCCATTGTGTTCCTGCCCAACCTCTTTGGCGCCAAGATTGAGCTGACGGTGTTTCTAAAGCATGTATCGGTGGCCATCTGCATTTCCCTGGCCGCCTCCTTGCTGCTGGCCATTACCCTCATTCCACTGCTCACTAAGCGCTATTCAGGCAAGGCGCCAATCGCGGCGAAAACACCGGCCCGTTACCTTAAAGCCCTGCGCTGGCTGCTGGCGCGGCCGCTAAGGGCCTGGCTGCTGTTTATCCTGCTGGGAGCCTCGACCTTCCTGCCCCTGAGCCAGTTGCCCTCCGACGACGGCTATGACGGCGACGACAAACAGCTGTATATCTCCATGGCGCTGCCCGGCGAGTTTCCCCTGGCCATGGTAGAGGCGGAGGTGACCCGCATGGAAACCTACATCTACGCCCACAAGGACGAGTTGGGGGTAGACAGCGTCTACTCCTACTACGCCCCCTCTGAAGCCACCCTCACCTTGCTGCTGGCAAAACCGGCGGTGATGCCAAGGGACGCCCTTAAAAAGACCCTGCGCGAGCATTGGCCCAAAACCGCCCTGGCCCGGCCCCAATTTGGTTGGTCTAACGGCGGCGGCGACGGCGTACGCCTGACCTTGCAAGGGCCATCCAGCGAGCGGCTGCGGGCACTCGCTGGTGAATTAGTGCCCCAGCTTGCCACCATCAAGGGGCTGACCGACGTGCGGGCCGACCAAGACGCCCTGGCCCGGGAAATTCGCATCTACCCCATCGCCGAGCGCCTGGACGCCCTGGGCCTTAAAGCCGACACCGTGGCCCAGCAAATTAGCCTCGCCCTTCGCGGCGCTCCGGCCAGAACCCTGCGTAACGACCAGGGGGAAACCGATGTCACCCTCTATAGCGACCATCAAAGCCACCGGGATCTCGCCATGCTAAAAAGGCTGCCGGTGGGGCTCAGTGACGGCAAACTCATTCGCCTGGAGCAGGTGGCTCGCATCGAAGAGCAGCCTCAGGTGGGCGCCATCAAACGCTACGACCGCCAGACCACCGTGGCCATCGGCGCCAACTTGGAGAAGCTACCGCTGTCTGAGGCTCGCCAGCAGATCAGCGCCATGATGGCGCAGGTGGCCCTGCCGCCCGGCTATCGCTGGAGCCTGGATGGCCGCTTTAAAAACCAAGATGAAGGCCAGCAGGCAATGATGGTCAACATGCTGCTGGCGCTGGTGATGATCTACATCGTGATGGCGGCGCTGTTTGAGTCGGTGCTGATGCCACTGGCCATCATCACCGCCATCTTCTACTCCATGACCGGCGCTTTCTGGGCGTTCTGGCTGACCGGCAACCCCATGACCATCATGGGCATGATTGGTCTGCTGGTGCTGATGGGCATCGTGGTGAACAACGGCATTGTGCTGGTGGACCGCATCAATCAGCTTAAAGATCAGGGCCCGCTTGGGGAGATGATTGTCACCGCCTGCGGCGAGCGGCTTCGCCCCATCTTGATGACGGTGGCCACCACGGTGCTGGGGCTGGTGCCGCTGGCCCTTGGCGGTACCCGCATCGGCGGCGGCGGCCCCAGCTACGCCCCCATGGCCATCGCCATTATCGGCGGCCTGCTGCTCTCAACCCTGGTCAGCCTGTTTCTGGTTCCCCTTTGTTACCAGAGCCTGACCGGCCTTCGCCGCCGCTGGCGCGAGGTGAGCAGCCACGCCCGCCTCAAAGTAGGCATCAGCGGATAA
- a CDS encoding hybrid sensor histidine kinase/response regulator produces the protein MAGLFPKLITLRWQPGQPSVCLEQDGQPRTLSVKSFFRQCFQSHATAVLRALRLQLASHNQAVLESQDEHHHHWLSAIVDNQQVQLQVMTTLAGRDSTLLQMADELCGIGYWHWQLRDNRFFWSPQIYQIHGLPPSHPVTLDDTLSHYHPEDQPQLRALMAEVTAGPVRRQFQGRIQRADGQWRRVSVKGVSVSSDGGAVTDVFGVVQDITHHQQSQAKMHRLALVAAQTASGALICDKQRRVEWLNSAFERLTGYGLDDLYQKRPRDFLAGTGTDPATLERVGQAMERHQLFQGDLLNYRKDGTPIWLNLSITPIYHEMQHDGFVVIVNDVSARRASEDRLRLYEQAFDQASLGLLFLHQQNGQLRVKEANGAAKELLAGPSHSLVDMPFPGDFFVRAPLELMETEGESLELSPRRAPDDSLQLIHTPLIRPGQAAYRLVILRDTTEQRRTERLLAHNQRMELIGQLVSGIAHDFNNIIGIIQGNLELLAGRLDAEHPGMRSVDKALKAASRASTLTRRLTQFSRQEPVNNEQVEAYQLLLEAEELLSPSLGKHIALEIELDTQSGSVKVDRGDFTDAIVNLAINARDAIGDKGTIRLSCMPVLLGSHIPGLEAEIKPGSYVEFGVSDDGEGIAPAIMDKILDPFFTTKPKGQGTGLGLSMVYGFVKRSKGYLQVRSEPGQGTQIHIWLPQSTSGQPRPQADDRHLDALKGKKLLLVDDENDLLQVITDQLSLRGFAISAFDDPLKAQKAMADTAFDLLLCDVEMPGLSGFELAEAFMRCQPGKPVLLMSGFVFSVPPHLAHLPRLSKPVSVTRLLGYLVTLLNKREAYGQPHSCRG, from the coding sequence ATGGCGGGCCTCTTCCCTAAACTCATTACCTTGCGCTGGCAACCGGGCCAGCCATCGGTTTGCCTCGAGCAAGACGGCCAGCCCCGGACCTTATCGGTCAAATCCTTCTTTCGCCAATGCTTTCAAAGCCATGCCACGGCCGTGCTGCGGGCCCTTCGCCTGCAACTGGCCAGCCACAACCAGGCGGTACTGGAATCCCAAGACGAGCATCACCACCACTGGCTGTCGGCCATTGTCGATAACCAGCAGGTGCAGTTGCAGGTGATGACCACCCTTGCCGGGCGCGACAGCACCCTTTTGCAGATGGCTGACGAGCTGTGCGGCATTGGGTATTGGCACTGGCAGCTGCGGGACAACCGTTTTTTCTGGTCGCCCCAGATCTATCAAATTCACGGCCTGCCCCCCAGCCACCCGGTAACCCTGGACGATACCCTGAGCCACTATCACCCCGAGGATCAGCCCCAGCTGCGCGCCTTGATGGCCGAAGTGACCGCCGGGCCGGTGCGCCGCCAGTTCCAAGGGCGCATCCAGCGGGCCGACGGCCAGTGGCGGCGCGTCAGCGTCAAAGGGGTGTCGGTCAGCAGCGATGGCGGCGCCGTCACCGACGTATTCGGGGTGGTCCAAGACATCACCCACCACCAGCAAAGCCAGGCCAAGATGCACCGCCTGGCACTGGTGGCTGCCCAAACCGCCAGCGGCGCCCTGATTTGCGACAAGCAGCGCCGGGTGGAATGGCTCAACTCGGCCTTCGAGCGGCTCACCGGCTATGGCCTGGACGATCTCTACCAAAAGCGGCCCCGGGATTTTCTGGCCGGCACCGGTACCGATCCGGCGACCTTGGAGCGGGTTGGCCAGGCCATGGAGAGGCACCAACTGTTCCAGGGCGACCTGCTCAATTACCGAAAAGACGGCACCCCTATCTGGCTTAACCTCTCCATTACCCCCATCTACCACGAGATGCAGCACGACGGCTTTGTGGTGATCGTCAACGACGTGTCGGCGCGGCGCGCCAGCGAGGACAGGCTGCGGCTTTACGAGCAAGCCTTCGACCAAGCAAGCCTTGGGCTGCTGTTTTTGCACCAGCAAAACGGCCAGCTGCGGGTTAAAGAAGCCAACGGCGCCGCCAAGGAGCTATTGGCCGGCCCCAGCCACAGCTTGGTGGACATGCCCTTTCCGGGGGATTTTTTCGTCAGAGCGCCCCTTGAGCTGATGGAAACCGAAGGCGAAAGCCTCGAGCTCAGCCCCCGGCGCGCCCCGGACGACAGCCTGCAACTGATTCACACGCCGCTGATAAGGCCAGGGCAGGCGGCCTACCGGCTGGTTATCCTGCGCGACACCACCGAGCAGCGCCGCACCGAGCGGCTGCTGGCCCACAACCAACGCATGGAGTTGATTGGCCAGTTGGTGTCGGGCATTGCCCATGATTTCAACAACATCATTGGCATCATCCAAGGCAATCTGGAGCTGCTGGCCGGGCGCTTGGACGCCGAACACCCGGGCATGCGAAGTGTCGACAAAGCCCTCAAGGCCGCCAGCCGCGCCTCCACCCTCACCCGCCGCCTGACCCAGTTTTCCCGCCAGGAGCCGGTCAACAACGAACAGGTGGAAGCCTATCAGCTGCTGCTGGAGGCAGAAGAGCTGCTGTCCCCCAGCCTTGGCAAACACATTGCCCTGGAGATTGAGCTAGATACCCAAAGCGGCTCGGTGAAGGTGGACCGAGGCGATTTTACCGACGCCATCGTTAACCTTGCCATCAACGCCCGGGATGCCATTGGCGACAAAGGCACCATCCGCCTTAGTTGCATGCCGGTGCTGCTGGGTAGCCATATTCCGGGCCTGGAAGCTGAAATCAAACCGGGCTCCTACGTCGAATTTGGGGTCAGCGACGACGGCGAAGGCATTGCGCCCGCCATCATGGACAAAATTCTCGACCCCTTTTTTACCACCAAGCCCAAAGGCCAGGGCACGGGGCTTGGGCTGTCTATGGTCTATGGCTTTGTCAAACGCTCAAAAGGCTACCTGCAGGTGCGATCCGAGCCTGGCCAAGGCACCCAAATTCATATCTGGCTGCCGCAAAGCACCAGCGGCCAGCCGCGGCCACAAGCGGATGACCGCCACCTCGACGCCCTCAAAGGCAAAAAGCTGCTGTTGGTGGACGACGAGAACGACTTGTTGCAGGTGATAACCGACCAACTGAGCCTACGCGGCTTTGCCATCAGTGCTTTTGACGACCCCTTGAAAGCACAAAAGGCCATGGCCGACACCGCCTTTGATCTGCTGCTTTGCGACGTGGAAATGCCGGGGCTGTCTGGTTTTGAACTGGCCGAAGCCTTTATGCGCTGCCAGCCGGGCAAGCCGGTGTTGCTGATGTCCGGTTTTGTATTTTCAGTGCCGCCGCACCTGGCTCACCTGCCGCGGCTAAGCAAACCGGTGTCTGTGACCCGGCTGCTGGGCTATCTGGTTACTCTGCTCAACAAACGGGAAGCTTATGGACAACCACATTCTTGTCGTGGATGA
- a CDS encoding response regulator — translation MDNHILVVDDDPQFRELALEILDGKAARLAAVANATEAQAYCEELDPDIIILDLSLPDEDGISLAPKLVAEHRAVIFVSGHSDMEKRIQAWQAGAADFIAKPFAVAEFVARVEHCSQYLASKKRLSEKEAKSRAMAFASMKEASQYGFITQFLKKLMACQNEEQLADLFFAATDFFAFKASLCFHKDDELLFFGPCRQPVSPIEQNIFRLLISEGRLYPFQSRLMVNDQHVSFLVKDMPQDDVESGKLRDVVAVLVEGMEAKWRDLHRQRTMSNMVDALQHSMTELADTIRQYDKRLESLIGDLNNEIRMSFHILELNEQQEAFFSGLIEKGAETLRDTEGDLRELQVRLKTMLDAAKTAIALEQATAPPPQAEDDDVELF, via the coding sequence ATGGACAACCACATTCTTGTCGTGGATGACGACCCCCAATTTCGCGAACTGGCCCTGGAGATCCTAGACGGCAAAGCCGCCCGCCTGGCCGCCGTTGCCAATGCCACCGAGGCCCAGGCCTATTGTGAGGAGCTGGACCCGGACATCATCATCTTGGACTTGTCCCTGCCCGACGAAGACGGCATTAGCCTGGCCCCCAAGCTGGTGGCAGAGCACCGGGCGGTGATTTTTGTCTCAGGCCACAGCGACATGGAAAAACGCATTCAGGCCTGGCAGGCAGGGGCGGCGGATTTTATCGCCAAGCCCTTTGCGGTGGCCGAATTTGTGGCAAGGGTCGAGCATTGCAGCCAATACCTGGCCAGCAAAAAGCGCTTGAGTGAAAAGGAAGCCAAGTCCCGGGCCATGGCCTTTGCCTCCATGAAGGAGGCCTCCCAGTACGGCTTTATTACCCAGTTTCTGAAAAAACTGATGGCCTGCCAGAACGAGGAGCAGCTGGCGGATTTGTTTTTCGCCGCCACCGATTTTTTTGCCTTCAAGGCGAGCCTGTGTTTTCACAAAGACGACGAGCTGCTCTTTTTCGGGCCTTGCCGCCAGCCGGTCAGCCCCATAGAGCAGAACATCTTCAGGCTGCTGATAAGCGAAGGCAGGCTCTACCCCTTTCAGAGCCGGTTGATGGTCAACGACCAGCATGTGTCCTTTTTGGTTAAAGACATGCCCCAGGATGACGTGGAATCGGGCAAGCTACGGGACGTGGTGGCAGTACTGGTGGAAGGGATGGAGGCTAAATGGCGTGACCTGCATCGCCAGCGCACCATGTCCAACATGGTCGATGCCTTGCAGCACTCTATGACTGAACTAGCCGATACCATTCGCCAATACGACAAGCGCCTGGAAAGCCTGATTGGCGATCTCAACAACGAAATTCGCATGAGCTTTCACATCTTGGAACTCAACGAGCAGCAGGAGGCCTTTTTCAGCGGCCTAATCGAAAAAGGCGCCGAGACCTTGCGCGATACCGAAGGAGATTTGCGCGAGCTGCAGGTGCGGCTCAAAACCATGCTCGATGCCGCCAAGACCGCCATCGCCCTGGAGCAGGCCACCGCCCCGCCCCCTCAGGCCGAAGACGACGACGTGGAGCTGTTCTAG